In the Euphorbia lathyris chromosome 5, ddEupLath1.1, whole genome shotgun sequence genome, one interval contains:
- the LOC136229143 gene encoding very-long-chain 3-oxoacyl-CoA reductase-like protein At1g24470 — protein MIFLSISFLGFLSFLTSSFTLLNWLFKTFLRPPKNLNQTYGSWALITGATDGIGKAFAHQLAKQGLNLVLLGRNSTKLTNVKNEIESESPNSEIRTLICDFSSGDGIEIERRIKEGVEGLDLGVLINNAGITYPQASFFHEIDEEAWMEIVRVNLEGTTRVTRAVLDGMIRRKRGAIVNIGSGSAIVVPSHPLFTVYAATKAYIDQLSRCLYVEYKSYGIDVQCQVPLYVATKMTSRVARIEKTSMFVPSAIEYAKAAIYHIGYEERCTPYWPHSLQWFFASLVPPSFLDSWRLSIGISRKLST, from the exons atgATCTTCCTCTCAATCTCATTTCTCGGTTTCCTCTCCTTCCTCACCTCCTCCTTCACTCTCCTCAACTGGCTATTCAAAACATTCCTCCGGCCGCCGAAAAACCTCAACCAAACCTACGGTTCTTGGGCTCTGATCACCGGAGCTACCGACGGAATCGGCAAAGCATTCGCACATCAATTAGCCAAACAAGGCCTCAACCTAGTCTTACTAGGCAGAAACTCTACCAAACTCACCAATGTCAAAAACGAAATCGAATCAGAATCCCCAAATTCTGAAATCAGGACATTGATTTGTGATTTCTCATCAGGAGATGGGATTGAGATTGAGAGGAGGATAAAGGAAGGTGTGGAAGGGTTGGATTTGGGGGTGTTGATAAATAATGCTGGAATTACTTATCCTCAAGCTAGTTTCTTCCATGAAATTGATGAGGAAGCTTGGATGGAGATTGTTAGGGTTAATTTGGAAGGAACGACGAGGGTTACGAGAGCGGTTTTGGATGGGATGATTCGGAGGAAAAGAGGTGCTATTGTTAATATTGGTTCAGGTTCTGCCATTGTTGTACCTTCTCATCCTCTCTTTACTGTCTATGCTGCTACAAAAGC ATATATTGATCAATTGTCAAGATGTTTGTACGTTGAATACAAAAGCTATGGAATTGATGTGCAATGCCAG GTGCCATTATACGTGGCAACAAAGATGACATCGAGAGTAGCAAGGATAGAAAAAACATCAATGTTTGTACCATCGGCGATAGAGTATGCAAAAGCTGCGATATATCACATAGGATATGAAGAAAGATGCACTCCTTATTGGCCTCACTCACTTCAATGGTTTTTTGCCAGCCTCGTTCCTCCCTCTTTTCTTGATTCTTGGCGTCTTTCTATTGGTATCTCTCGTAAGCTCAGTACATAG